A region of Vigna radiata var. radiata cultivar VC1973A chromosome 10, Vradiata_ver6, whole genome shotgun sequence DNA encodes the following proteins:
- the LOC106775792 gene encoding GDSL esterase/lipase At4g16230 isoform X2 produces MFLALMLSLLFRFGFSNDVPASFVFGDSLVDVGNNNYIVSLAKANHEPFGIDFGMPTGRFSNGKTVVDVINQKLGLAFSPPYLAPSTTGSTVLKGVNYASGAGGILNNSGEIFIDNFANTREEIISLIGVPEALNLFKKALFTVALGSNDFLDNYLIPLFSIPERLLVSPESFVATLISRLRLQLTRLFSLGARKIVVANVGPIGCIPYIRDVNLNPYDEDECVTFPNELAQLFNTQLKSLVEELRTKLEGSLFVYADVYHIMEDILMNYKDYGFENPYSACCHVAGRFGGLIPCNRSSKVCEDRSKYVFWDTYHPSDAASVLIAQRLLNCDTHDISPMNIFQLSKA; encoded by the exons ATGTTTCTAGCTTTGATGTTGTCGTTATTGTTTCGTTTTGGGTTCTCAAACGATGTACCAGCGTCTTTTGTTTTTGGGGATTCGTTGGTCGATGTGGGAAACAACAACTATATTGTTTCACTGGCCAAAGCAAACCATGAGCCCTTTGGGATCGATTTTGGAATGCCCACGGGTCGATTCAGCAATGGAAAAACAGTTGTTGATGTTATAA ATCAGAAACTGGGTCTTGCCTTTTCTCCTCCTTACTTGGCTCCCTCTACTACTGGATCAACAGTGCTAAAGGGTGTTAATTATGCTTCTGGTGCAGGTGGAATTCTTAATAACTCTGGCGaaattttt ATTGACAATTTTGCAAACACCAGGGAAGAAATAATCTCTTTAATTGGTGTCCCTGAGGCTCTGAATTTGTTTAAGAAGGCCCTCTTTACGGTAGCACTAGGCTCAAATGATTTCTTGGATAACTATCTGATACCCTTATTCTCAATTCCGGAGAGATTGCTGGTATCGCCAGAATCATTTGTGGCCACATTGATATCAAGACTCAGACTACAACTCACT CGACTTTTCAGTCTAGGGGCTAGAAAAATTGTTGTGGCAAATGTAGGGCCTATTGGGTGTATACCATATATAAGGGATGTAAATTTAAACCCttatgatgaagatgaatgtgTCACTTTCCCAAATGAGCTGGCCCAGTTGTTCAACACACAATTGAAGAGCCTTGTCGAAGAGCTTCGGACAAAATTGGAAGGGTCATTATTTGTTTACGCAGATGTTTACCATATTATGGAAGATATACTCATGAACTATAAAGACTATG GTTTTGAGAACCCTTATAGTGCATGCTGTCACGTGGCTGGTCGATTTGGAGGCTTGATTCCTTGCAATCGGAGTTCAAAAGTTTGTGAGGATCGTTCCAAGTATGTTTTCTGGGATACTTACCATCCTAGTGATGCTGCTAGTGTTCTTATCGCTCAGCGTCTCTTGAATTGTGATACTCATGACATTTCACCTATGAACATTTTTCAACTTTCCAAAGCCTAA
- the LOC106775792 gene encoding GDSL esterase/lipase At4g16230 isoform X1 → MFLALMLSLLFRFGFSNDVPASFVFGDSLVDVGNNNYIVSLAKANHEPFGIDFGMPTGRFSNGKTVVDVINQKLGLAFSPPYLAPSTTGSTVLKGVNYASGAGGILNNSGEIFGGRINFDAQIDNFANTREEIISLIGVPEALNLFKKALFTVALGSNDFLDNYLIPLFSIPERLLVSPESFVATLISRLRLQLTRLFSLGARKIVVANVGPIGCIPYIRDVNLNPYDEDECVTFPNELAQLFNTQLKSLVEELRTKLEGSLFVYADVYHIMEDILMNYKDYGFENPYSACCHVAGRFGGLIPCNRSSKVCEDRSKYVFWDTYHPSDAASVLIAQRLLNCDTHDISPMNIFQLSKA, encoded by the exons ATGTTTCTAGCTTTGATGTTGTCGTTATTGTTTCGTTTTGGGTTCTCAAACGATGTACCAGCGTCTTTTGTTTTTGGGGATTCGTTGGTCGATGTGGGAAACAACAACTATATTGTTTCACTGGCCAAAGCAAACCATGAGCCCTTTGGGATCGATTTTGGAATGCCCACGGGTCGATTCAGCAATGGAAAAACAGTTGTTGATGTTATAA ATCAGAAACTGGGTCTTGCCTTTTCTCCTCCTTACTTGGCTCCCTCTACTACTGGATCAACAGTGCTAAAGGGTGTTAATTATGCTTCTGGTGCAGGTGGAATTCTTAATAACTCTGGCGaaattttt GGTGGTCGAATCAACTTCGATGCACAGATTGACAATTTTGCAAACACCAGGGAAGAAATAATCTCTTTAATTGGTGTCCCTGAGGCTCTGAATTTGTTTAAGAAGGCCCTCTTTACGGTAGCACTAGGCTCAAATGATTTCTTGGATAACTATCTGATACCCTTATTCTCAATTCCGGAGAGATTGCTGGTATCGCCAGAATCATTTGTGGCCACATTGATATCAAGACTCAGACTACAACTCACT CGACTTTTCAGTCTAGGGGCTAGAAAAATTGTTGTGGCAAATGTAGGGCCTATTGGGTGTATACCATATATAAGGGATGTAAATTTAAACCCttatgatgaagatgaatgtgTCACTTTCCCAAATGAGCTGGCCCAGTTGTTCAACACACAATTGAAGAGCCTTGTCGAAGAGCTTCGGACAAAATTGGAAGGGTCATTATTTGTTTACGCAGATGTTTACCATATTATGGAAGATATACTCATGAACTATAAAGACTATG GTTTTGAGAACCCTTATAGTGCATGCTGTCACGTGGCTGGTCGATTTGGAGGCTTGATTCCTTGCAATCGGAGTTCAAAAGTTTGTGAGGATCGTTCCAAGTATGTTTTCTGGGATACTTACCATCCTAGTGATGCTGCTAGTGTTCTTATCGCTCAGCGTCTCTTGAATTGTGATACTCATGACATTTCACCTATGAACATTTTTCAACTTTCCAAAGCCTAA
- the LOC106775792 gene encoding GDSL esterase/lipase At4g16230 isoform X4, with the protein MFLALMLSLLFRFGFSNDVPASFVFGDSLVDVGNNNYIVSLAKANHEPFGIDFGMPTGRFSNGKTVVDVISGILNNSGEIFIDNFANTREEIISLIGVPEALNLFKKALFTVALGSNDFLDNYLIPLFSIPERLLVSPESFVATLISRLRLQLTRLFSLGARKIVVANVGPIGCIPYIRDVNLNPYDEDECVTFPNELAQLFNTQLKSLVEELRTKLEGSLFVYADVYHIMEDILMNYKDYGFENPYSACCHVAGRFGGLIPCNRSSKVCEDRSKYVFWDTYHPSDAASVLIAQRLLNCDTHDISPMNIFQLSKA; encoded by the exons ATGTTTCTAGCTTTGATGTTGTCGTTATTGTTTCGTTTTGGGTTCTCAAACGATGTACCAGCGTCTTTTGTTTTTGGGGATTCGTTGGTCGATGTGGGAAACAACAACTATATTGTTTCACTGGCCAAAGCAAACCATGAGCCCTTTGGGATCGATTTTGGAATGCCCACGGGTCGATTCAGCAATGGAAAAACAGTTGTTGATGTTATAA GTGGAATTCTTAATAACTCTGGCGaaattttt ATTGACAATTTTGCAAACACCAGGGAAGAAATAATCTCTTTAATTGGTGTCCCTGAGGCTCTGAATTTGTTTAAGAAGGCCCTCTTTACGGTAGCACTAGGCTCAAATGATTTCTTGGATAACTATCTGATACCCTTATTCTCAATTCCGGAGAGATTGCTGGTATCGCCAGAATCATTTGTGGCCACATTGATATCAAGACTCAGACTACAACTCACT CGACTTTTCAGTCTAGGGGCTAGAAAAATTGTTGTGGCAAATGTAGGGCCTATTGGGTGTATACCATATATAAGGGATGTAAATTTAAACCCttatgatgaagatgaatgtgTCACTTTCCCAAATGAGCTGGCCCAGTTGTTCAACACACAATTGAAGAGCCTTGTCGAAGAGCTTCGGACAAAATTGGAAGGGTCATTATTTGTTTACGCAGATGTTTACCATATTATGGAAGATATACTCATGAACTATAAAGACTATG GTTTTGAGAACCCTTATAGTGCATGCTGTCACGTGGCTGGTCGATTTGGAGGCTTGATTCCTTGCAATCGGAGTTCAAAAGTTTGTGAGGATCGTTCCAAGTATGTTTTCTGGGATACTTACCATCCTAGTGATGCTGCTAGTGTTCTTATCGCTCAGCGTCTCTTGAATTGTGATACTCATGACATTTCACCTATGAACATTTTTCAACTTTCCAAAGCCTAA
- the LOC106775792 gene encoding GDSL esterase/lipase At4g16230 isoform X3, which translates to MFLALMLSLLFRFGFSNDVPASFVFGDSLVDVGNNNYIVSLAKANHEPFGIDFGMPTGRFSNGKTVVDVISGILNNSGEIFGGRINFDAQIDNFANTREEIISLIGVPEALNLFKKALFTVALGSNDFLDNYLIPLFSIPERLLVSPESFVATLISRLRLQLTRLFSLGARKIVVANVGPIGCIPYIRDVNLNPYDEDECVTFPNELAQLFNTQLKSLVEELRTKLEGSLFVYADVYHIMEDILMNYKDYGFENPYSACCHVAGRFGGLIPCNRSSKVCEDRSKYVFWDTYHPSDAASVLIAQRLLNCDTHDISPMNIFQLSKA; encoded by the exons ATGTTTCTAGCTTTGATGTTGTCGTTATTGTTTCGTTTTGGGTTCTCAAACGATGTACCAGCGTCTTTTGTTTTTGGGGATTCGTTGGTCGATGTGGGAAACAACAACTATATTGTTTCACTGGCCAAAGCAAACCATGAGCCCTTTGGGATCGATTTTGGAATGCCCACGGGTCGATTCAGCAATGGAAAAACAGTTGTTGATGTTATAA GTGGAATTCTTAATAACTCTGGCGaaattttt GGTGGTCGAATCAACTTCGATGCACAGATTGACAATTTTGCAAACACCAGGGAAGAAATAATCTCTTTAATTGGTGTCCCTGAGGCTCTGAATTTGTTTAAGAAGGCCCTCTTTACGGTAGCACTAGGCTCAAATGATTTCTTGGATAACTATCTGATACCCTTATTCTCAATTCCGGAGAGATTGCTGGTATCGCCAGAATCATTTGTGGCCACATTGATATCAAGACTCAGACTACAACTCACT CGACTTTTCAGTCTAGGGGCTAGAAAAATTGTTGTGGCAAATGTAGGGCCTATTGGGTGTATACCATATATAAGGGATGTAAATTTAAACCCttatgatgaagatgaatgtgTCACTTTCCCAAATGAGCTGGCCCAGTTGTTCAACACACAATTGAAGAGCCTTGTCGAAGAGCTTCGGACAAAATTGGAAGGGTCATTATTTGTTTACGCAGATGTTTACCATATTATGGAAGATATACTCATGAACTATAAAGACTATG GTTTTGAGAACCCTTATAGTGCATGCTGTCACGTGGCTGGTCGATTTGGAGGCTTGATTCCTTGCAATCGGAGTTCAAAAGTTTGTGAGGATCGTTCCAAGTATGTTTTCTGGGATACTTACCATCCTAGTGATGCTGCTAGTGTTCTTATCGCTCAGCGTCTCTTGAATTGTGATACTCATGACATTTCACCTATGAACATTTTTCAACTTTCCAAAGCCTAA
- the LOC106775792 gene encoding GDSL esterase/lipase At4g16230 isoform X5, with the protein MFLALMLSLLFRFGFSNDVPASFVFGDSLVDVGNNNYIVSLAKANHEPFGIDFGMPTGRFSNGKTVVDVINQKLGLAFSPPYLAPSTTGSTVLKGVNYASGAGGILNNSGEIFGGRINFDAQIDNFANTREEIISLIGVPEALNLFKKALFTVALGSNDFLDNYLIPLFSIPERLLVSPESFVATLISRLRLQLTRLFSLGARKIVVANVGPIGCIPYIRDVNLNPYDEDECVTFPNELAQLFNTQLKSLVEELRTKLEGF; encoded by the exons ATGTTTCTAGCTTTGATGTTGTCGTTATTGTTTCGTTTTGGGTTCTCAAACGATGTACCAGCGTCTTTTGTTTTTGGGGATTCGTTGGTCGATGTGGGAAACAACAACTATATTGTTTCACTGGCCAAAGCAAACCATGAGCCCTTTGGGATCGATTTTGGAATGCCCACGGGTCGATTCAGCAATGGAAAAACAGTTGTTGATGTTATAA ATCAGAAACTGGGTCTTGCCTTTTCTCCTCCTTACTTGGCTCCCTCTACTACTGGATCAACAGTGCTAAAGGGTGTTAATTATGCTTCTGGTGCAGGTGGAATTCTTAATAACTCTGGCGaaattttt GGTGGTCGAATCAACTTCGATGCACAGATTGACAATTTTGCAAACACCAGGGAAGAAATAATCTCTTTAATTGGTGTCCCTGAGGCTCTGAATTTGTTTAAGAAGGCCCTCTTTACGGTAGCACTAGGCTCAAATGATTTCTTGGATAACTATCTGATACCCTTATTCTCAATTCCGGAGAGATTGCTGGTATCGCCAGAATCATTTGTGGCCACATTGATATCAAGACTCAGACTACAACTCACT CGACTTTTCAGTCTAGGGGCTAGAAAAATTGTTGTGGCAAATGTAGGGCCTATTGGGTGTATACCATATATAAGGGATGTAAATTTAAACCCttatgatgaagatgaatgtgTCACTTTCCCAAATGAGCTGGCCCAGTTGTTCAACACACAATTGAAGAGCCTTGTCGAAGAGCTTCGGACAAAATTGGAAGG GTTTTGA
- the LOC106775628 gene encoding GDSL esterase/lipase At4g16230-like — protein sequence MGIKLNGPVSAVAILFEVFVVLSLFRITTSDAQPANFVFGDSLVDVGNNNYIASLSKANYPPFGIDFGRPTGRFTNGRTIVDIIGQEMGADFTPPYLAPTAVLPLIMKGVNYASGAGGILNLTGKLFGDRINFDAQLDNFANTRQDIISSIGVPATLSLFNRSIFSVTMGSNDFINNYLAPAVLIDEINLASPDLFVTTLVSKFREQLTRLYNLGARKIVVTNVGPIGCIPSQRDTNPAAGDGCVSFPNQLAQLFNIQLKGLIPELNSNLKGSMFVYADVYNILEDMLNNYPAYGFENACTSCCSMAGRFGGLIPCGPTSSICRNRSKYVFWDPWHPTDAANAIIAKRLLDGDSNDIFPMNVRQLIQHLT from the exons ATGGGTATCAAGTTGAATGGACCAGTCTCTGCTGTTGCCATTTTGTTTGAAGTTTTTGTAGTCTTATCCTTGTTTAGGATTACGACTTCAGATGCACAACCAGCAAATTTTGTCTTCGGAGATTCTCTTGTCGATGTAGGGAACAACAATTACATTGCTTCCCTCTCAAAAGCTAATTATCCTCCCTTTGGAATTGACTTTGGAAGACCAACAGGGAGGTTCACAAATGGAAGAACCATAGTTGACATCATTG GTCAAGAAATGGGTGCTGATTTCACCCCACCTTACTTAGCACCAACAGCAGTATTACCTCTGATTATGAAAGGTGTCAACTATGCTTCTGGTGCAGGTGGAATCCTCAATCTCACTGGAAAACTCTTT GGTGACAGAATCAACTTCGATGCACAGTTAGATAACTTTGCCAACACCAGGCAAGACATAATTTCTAGCATTGGAGTTCCTGCAACTCTCAGTCTATTCAATAGGTCCATATTTTCAGTAACAATGGGTTCCAACGATTTCATCAACAACTATTTAGCACCAGCAGTCCTAATTGACGAGATAAATTTGGCATCTCCAGACCTCTTTGTGACCACCTTAGTGTCAAAGTTCAGAGAACAGCTCACT AGGCTATACAATCTAGGTGCCAGAAAAATTGTCGTGACAAATGTAGGACCTATTGGATGTATACCAAGTCAGAGGGATACAAACCCAGCTGCGGGTGATGGGTGTGTCAGTTTTCCCAATCAGCTAGCACAGTTATTCAATATCCAGTTGAAGGGTCTTATTCCAGAGCTGAATTCAAATCTGAAGGGTTCAATGTTCGTTTATGCAGATGTGTACAACATATTAGAAGACATGCTCAACAATTACCCAGCATATG GTTTTGAGAATGCATGTACATCTTGTTGTTCCATGGCAGGGCGTTTTGGAGGTTTGATTCCGTGTGGTCCCACTTCGAGCATTTGCAGGAACAGATCCAAGTATGTTTTCTGGGACCCTTGGCATCCCACTGATGCTGCAAATGCTATCATCGCAAAGCGCCTCTTAGATGGTGATTCTAATGACATTTTTCCAATGAATGTTCGCCAACTCATCCAACATTTGACCTGA